From Pueribacillus theae, one genomic window encodes:
- a CDS encoding methionine/alanine import family NSS transporter small subunit — translation MTGSAIFMMVLGMVILWGGLIASIWNAVRASKRKA, via the coding sequence ATGACTGGAAGCGCAATTTTTATGATGGTGTTGGGAATGGTGATTCTTTGGGGCGGTTTAATCGCTAGTATTTGGAATGCGGTACGTGCATCAAAAAGAAAAGCATAG
- a CDS encoding sodium-dependent transporter → MESRGQWGTRAGFVLAAVGSAIGLGNIWRFPAVAYENGGGAFFIPYLIALLTAGIPILIMEFTLGHKYQGSAPLTFRRMNKKLEWLGWWQIFIAFVISTYYAVIVAWAISYAVFSFNLAWGSDTESFLFKNYLKAAPAGEVGSLVPGVLIPLVLVWAVALFFLVRGIKKGIEIANRIFIPLLVVVFLIIVIRAVTLDGASLGLQAFFEPDWSRIFKGEVWVAAYGQIFFSLSIAFAIMITYASYLPRKSDIVNNAFITGLSNSGFELLAGIGVFAALGFMASVSGVPVKEVVAGGIGLAFVVFPQIINEFPIWNGFFGLLFFLSLVLAGITSLISILETYISGVSDKFGISRKKSVFIGGGLAAIVSLLFATNGGINFLDAVDYFINQFGIAFVGLVEVIIIAWFLRKLTDLKEHANAISDMRVGTWWNICLGIITPLILGYMLFDLFKTNLLKQFKTETGTGNYGGYSDSFILYSGWSVVIGVIVLGIIVSLTKWNRSTLDQHREDE, encoded by the coding sequence ATGGAAAGTCGAGGCCAGTGGGGTACAAGGGCAGGTTTTGTTTTAGCTGCTGTCGGCTCGGCAATTGGACTCGGGAATATTTGGCGTTTTCCGGCTGTTGCTTATGAAAATGGCGGAGGAGCTTTCTTTATCCCTTATCTTATCGCCCTTTTAACGGCAGGTATACCGATTCTGATTATGGAATTTACATTAGGGCATAAATATCAAGGGTCTGCACCGTTAACATTTCGAAGAATGAATAAAAAACTTGAATGGCTTGGCTGGTGGCAAATCTTTATAGCGTTTGTCATCTCAACGTACTATGCAGTGATCGTTGCTTGGGCCATTTCATATGCTGTGTTTTCATTTAACTTGGCATGGGGAAGCGATACGGAATCTTTTCTTTTTAAAAATTATTTGAAAGCCGCTCCAGCAGGTGAGGTCGGTTCGCTAGTACCGGGAGTTCTTATACCGCTTGTTCTTGTTTGGGCCGTTGCCTTGTTCTTTCTCGTAAGAGGGATTAAGAAGGGGATCGAAATTGCGAATCGTATCTTTATTCCTCTGCTCGTTGTTGTTTTTTTAATTATCGTTATACGTGCGGTTACTCTCGACGGTGCTTCTCTAGGATTGCAGGCATTTTTTGAACCGGATTGGAGCCGAATTTTTAAAGGTGAAGTTTGGGTTGCCGCCTATGGGCAAATTTTCTTTAGTTTATCCATTGCGTTTGCCATTATGATTACGTATGCAAGCTATCTTCCTAGAAAGTCAGATATTGTAAACAATGCTTTTATCACAGGGTTAAGCAACTCAGGTTTTGAACTTTTGGCTGGAATTGGTGTTTTTGCAGCTCTTGGGTTTATGGCTTCTGTGAGCGGCGTTCCTGTAAAAGAAGTGGTGGCAGGCGGAATTGGGTTGGCATTCGTTGTTTTCCCGCAAATCATTAATGAGTTCCCGATATGGAATGGGTTCTTTGGCCTGCTATTTTTCCTATCGCTCGTATTAGCCGGGATCACATCGCTTATTTCAATATTAGAAACGTATATTTCCGGGGTTTCCGATAAATTTGGAATCTCAAGAAAAAAATCGGTATTTATTGGTGGCGGCCTCGCTGCAATTGTTTCGTTATTATTTGCGACGAATGGCGGGATAAATTTCCTGGATGCTGTCGACTATTTTATCAACCAGTTCGGAATTGCATTCGTCGGGTTGGTGGAAGTAATCATTATCGCATGGTTCTTAAGAAAACTCACAGATTTAAAAGAACATGCAAATGCCATTTCAGATATGCGTGTCGGAACGTGGTGGAATATATGCCTCGGCATCATTACACCGCTCATCTTAGGCTATATGCTGTTTGATTTATTTAAGACGAATTTGCTTAAACAATTTAAAACAGAAACTGGCACCGGAAACTATGGTGGCTACTCCGATTCGTTTATTCTATACAGCGGATGGTCAGTCGTCATTGGAGTGATTGTTTTAGGAATTATCGTATCGCTGACAAAATGGAATCGAAGCACACTTGACCAGCATAGGGAGGATGAATAA
- the yunB gene encoding sporulation protein YunB, with protein sequence MFRRKRLRRVRGPLPFRTVFAISSVIFTIMTLQGLWLVERNIKPTLIEIAKAETQRIAQQAINDAVSSKMVGDLEKLEEHDELVITDIDQNGKITSARINSKVFNHILSEATKRAQEYLNKVERGEINQWTETADGTEAESIRDGEEGVVHYISLGKATHNTLLANLGPKIPIRFHTIGEVKSQPISNVKLVGINNIWIEINIRLDVNVNVVVPFATETDTVTTNVPLVFTLINGEVPEFYNNSNQGMPPAIVPNAR encoded by the coding sequence TTGTTTAGAAGGAAACGGCTCCGTCGGGTGCGAGGGCCATTGCCTTTTCGAACGGTTTTTGCTATTTCTTCTGTTATTTTTACAATCATGACATTACAAGGTTTATGGCTCGTGGAAAGAAATATAAAGCCAACGCTCATTGAAATTGCGAAGGCAGAAACACAACGAATCGCTCAGCAAGCGATTAATGATGCCGTATCAAGTAAAATGGTTGGGGATCTTGAAAAATTGGAAGAGCATGATGAACTCGTTATTACAGATATAGATCAAAACGGGAAAATTACATCAGCGAGAATAAATTCAAAAGTCTTTAATCATATATTGTCGGAAGCCACGAAGAGGGCACAGGAATATTTGAATAAAGTCGAGAGGGGTGAAATTAATCAATGGACTGAAACGGCAGACGGTACAGAGGCTGAGAGCATAAGAGATGGAGAAGAGGGGGTCGTCCACTACATTTCACTCGGTAAAGCAACACATAATACGTTGCTTGCTAACCTCGGTCCGAAAATCCCAATCCGGTTTCATACGATAGGGGAGGTTAAATCACAGCCTATCAGCAACGTCAAGCTTGTCGGGATTAATAACATTTGGATTGAAATTAATATAAGACTTGATGTGAACGTAAACGTCGTTGTCCCATTCGCAACGGAAACAGATACGGTAACAACAAATGTTCCGCTCGTATTTACATTAATAAATGGAGAAGTTCCAGAGTTCTATAATAATTCCAATCAGGGTATGCCGCCAGCCATCGTTCCAAATGCGAGATAA
- a CDS encoding YunC family protein has protein sequence MISVEPLFIDGKPFTAVTVKLPKTNFMSVSSEKGYIMCGALDVQLLNDKLKDRKIIAGRAVGVRTIDELLEAPLESVTYEAESLGITAGMKGKDALLKMF, from the coding sequence ATGATCTCTGTTGAGCCTCTGTTTATCGACGGAAAGCCTTTCACTGCAGTAACTGTAAAACTGCCGAAAACAAACTTTATGTCAGTCAGCAGTGAAAAAGGATATATAATGTGCGGCGCGCTCGATGTGCAATTATTGAACGACAAACTAAAAGACAGGAAAATTATTGCCGGCAGAGCTGTTGGCGTTCGAACAATTGATGAATTGCTGGAAGCGCCGCTGGAATCTGTCACATATGAAGCGGAATCATTGGGTATTACAGCCGGTATGAAAGGAAAGGATGCCTTGCTGAAAATGTTTTGA
- a CDS encoding bifunctional metallophosphatase/5'-nucleotidase, which produces MALETIHIYHTNDIHSHLDHWSEIAHFIKQQRKLHHMKNEETLLFDIGDHCDRFDSITEGLSGKGNIELLNELKYDNATIGNNEGITFSKEELDSLYEKAEFQVLVANLFHKNGESPSWSKAYDIHHLKNGLKVGVIGITIPYYSFYDMLGWKIADAWEILPPLIKKLRPKVDILILLSHMGYGWDVQAAEAMEGIDVIIGAHTHHLLQQGKIVKGTLIAQAGKFGNYVGQITLTYDRDMKQLVSTEASCVPVDKMKKNETTERLVQRLREEGNHRLKEEVATLSKPLQVSWYGQSPFTKLLAESLKEWCNTEISMVNAGILLEGLPQGIVTKKDLHRVCPHPINPCVVKLKGSEIKEIIAQSLRREVVGLTIQGLGFRGKVMGSMIYDGISFEIQQLSDGENRARDIYIMGKPLDPKETYTIATIDMFTFGRLYPAIAQAKEKRYFLPEMLRDLLAWKLGHLFA; this is translated from the coding sequence ATGGCGCTCGAAACGATTCATATTTATCATACGAACGATATTCATAGTCATTTGGACCATTGGTCAGAAATCGCTCATTTCATCAAGCAGCAAAGAAAATTGCATCACATGAAAAATGAAGAGACGCTTCTTTTTGATATCGGCGATCATTGTGACCGATTTGACAGCATAACAGAAGGGCTGTCAGGCAAAGGAAATATTGAACTGTTAAATGAACTGAAATACGATAATGCAACAATTGGGAATAACGAAGGCATTACGTTTTCAAAAGAAGAGTTGGATTCCCTTTACGAAAAAGCCGAATTCCAAGTATTAGTTGCAAACCTATTCCATAAAAATGGAGAATCGCCGAGTTGGTCAAAAGCCTATGATATTCATCACTTAAAAAACGGCTTAAAGGTTGGCGTCATCGGAATTACTATTCCATATTATTCTTTTTATGACATGCTTGGCTGGAAAATCGCCGATGCTTGGGAAATCCTTCCGCCGCTGATTAAAAAATTACGTCCAAAGGTGGATATTTTAATTTTGCTCTCGCATATGGGATATGGATGGGATGTGCAGGCAGCCGAAGCAATGGAAGGCATTGATGTCATCATTGGGGCCCATACCCATCACCTTTTGCAGCAAGGAAAAATTGTGAAAGGGACACTGATTGCGCAGGCAGGAAAGTTTGGAAATTATGTCGGCCAAATTACATTGACCTATGATCGAGACATGAAGCAACTCGTTTCCACAGAAGCATCTTGCGTCCCTGTTGATAAAATGAAAAAAAATGAAACAACGGAAAGGCTTGTGCAAAGACTGCGTGAAGAAGGCAATCACCGGCTAAAGGAAGAAGTGGCAACACTTTCGAAACCGCTTCAAGTGTCATGGTATGGCCAATCCCCATTTACTAAGCTCTTGGCTGAAAGTTTAAAAGAATGGTGCAATACTGAAATTTCGATGGTGAATGCGGGGATTTTACTTGAAGGGCTTCCCCAGGGAATTGTTACGAAAAAAGATTTGCACCGTGTTTGCCCGCATCCAATCAATCCGTGTGTTGTCAAGCTGAAAGGCAGTGAAATAAAAGAAATCATTGCCCAAAGCCTGAGGAGAGAAGTGGTTGGCCTAACAATACAAGGCCTTGGTTTTCGCGGGAAGGTAATGGGATCGATGATTTACGACGGCATTTCGTTTGAGATCCAGCAATTAAGCGATGGCGAAAACAGGGCACGTGATATCTATATTATGGGGAAACCGCTAGATCCGAAGGAGACCTATACCATTGCAACGATTGATATGTTTACATTTGGCCGGCTTTACCCTGCTATAGCCCAAGCGAAAGAAAAACGCTACTTTCTTCCGGAAATGCTTCGTGATCTGCTTGCGTGGAAGTTGGGACATTTGTTCGCCTAG
- a CDS encoding DUF72 domain-containing protein yields MIYIGVTGWGDHDTLYPDKIKQTEKLAHYASHFPIVELDASFYAVQPKRNIDNWIQSTPDSFKFIAKAYQGMTGHDRGKNPFLSEKEMFDAYIESIVPLHEAGKLAMILFQFPPWFTLNKENVSKLRHIKAQMGDLPVALEFRHQSWFRPPYKEKTLRFMAEEGWIHTVCDEPQAGEASVPFITRSTAKAATLVRFHGRNTYGWNRPKDKNWREVRYLYRYNSEELKGLANQLRELEKQSENVYALFNNNSGGDAADNAKEMMQILGIQYETLAPRQLDLF; encoded by the coding sequence TTGATTTATATTGGTGTGACAGGCTGGGGAGACCATGACACGCTTTATCCTGACAAAATTAAACAAACAGAAAAGCTTGCACATTATGCAAGCCATTTTCCGATAGTCGAGCTTGATGCAAGTTTTTATGCGGTGCAGCCAAAAAGAAATATCGATAATTGGATACAAAGCACACCCGACTCCTTTAAGTTTATCGCTAAGGCGTACCAAGGGATGACTGGGCATGATCGAGGGAAAAATCCATTTCTTTCGGAAAAGGAAATGTTTGATGCATATATAGAATCCATTGTTCCTTTACATGAAGCGGGTAAACTAGCAATGATTCTTTTTCAATTTCCTCCATGGTTTACATTGAATAAAGAAAACGTCTCAAAGCTTCGACACATAAAGGCTCAAATGGGCGATTTGCCAGTGGCGCTTGAATTTCGACATCAATCTTGGTTTCGTCCGCCATACAAGGAAAAAACATTGCGCTTCATGGCAGAAGAAGGATGGATCCATACCGTTTGTGATGAACCACAAGCAGGAGAGGCGTCAGTCCCCTTCATTACACGTTCAACGGCAAAAGCGGCAACGCTTGTCCGCTTTCATGGAAGGAATACATATGGATGGAACAGGCCAAAAGATAAAAATTGGCGGGAAGTCCGCTACTTATATCGCTATAATAGTGAGGAATTAAAAGGATTGGCCAATCAATTGCGCGAATTAGAGAAGCAAAGCGAAAACGTTTATGCTTTGTTTAATAACAATTCAGGCGGCGATGCTGCTGACAATGCAAAAGAAATGATGCAAATTCTTGGGATCCAATATGAAACTCTCGCACCAAGGCAACTCGATTTATTTTAA